The Thermosynechococcus sp. genome has a segment encoding these proteins:
- a CDS encoding serine/threonine-protein kinase, with the protein MIDQILGDRYELLRELGCHRGRRTYLALDRYRYEQVVLKLLLFGGGMTWDDFKLFEREVAVLQGLDHPAIPRYLDYFEINTPDLKGFALVQTHIEAKSLATWQAEGRVFSEEDLRLLADRLLDILIYLHSRQPPVIHRDIKPTNILLGDRSGHDLGKVYLVDFGAVQTATAGSSRTVVGTYGYMPPEQFGGKTLPASDLYALGMTLIYLATGTPPAELPQKELRVQFQPLVSLSPPFSRWLEKMVAPALEERFNSATAARQALKQLHRSPEGASLITKTPPYGSRLQVRETPEGLLVQIPPVGLNASLSSLIRFAMIWNGFLVVWYSLAIASGEWLMAIFATGHLAVGLGLIGGILYMLLGWQVLMVTRKDLRFYAHILGFRWRGPKILPLEVIEKIEFQPCDTYRDQEGDCQELSSKLVIRAGSQGIALTENAPSLTSRDLEWLAYTLGRYLGRRVTQARQDCRSP; encoded by the coding sequence ATGATTGATCAAATTCTGGGCGATCGCTATGAACTCCTGCGCGAACTGGGGTGTCATCGGGGGCGGCGGACTTATCTGGCCTTGGATCGGTACCGCTATGAACAGGTGGTGCTAAAGCTGCTGCTTTTTGGCGGCGGTATGACGTGGGATGACTTTAAGCTCTTTGAACGGGAGGTGGCTGTCCTGCAGGGCTTGGATCACCCGGCTATTCCCCGCTATCTCGACTATTTTGAAATCAATACCCCCGATCTCAAGGGCTTTGCCCTCGTCCAAACCCACATTGAGGCAAAATCCCTCGCCACATGGCAAGCAGAGGGACGGGTCTTTAGTGAAGAGGATTTGCGGCTTTTGGCCGACCGCCTGCTGGATATTTTGATTTATCTCCATAGCCGTCAACCGCCAGTCATTCACCGCGACATTAAACCGACGAATATTCTCTTGGGCGATCGCTCCGGTCATGATCTGGGCAAGGTCTATCTTGTGGATTTTGGAGCAGTACAAACGGCAACCGCAGGCAGCAGCCGAACCGTGGTTGGCACCTATGGCTATATGCCCCCGGAACAATTCGGCGGTAAAACCCTACCCGCTAGTGATCTCTACGCCTTGGGAATGACCCTCATCTATTTAGCAACGGGCACTCCCCCCGCTGAGCTGCCCCAAAAAGAACTGCGGGTTCAGTTTCAACCTTTAGTGTCCTTGAGTCCCCCTTTTAGCCGCTGGCTTGAAAAAATGGTCGCCCCTGCCCTTGAGGAGCGATTTAACTCCGCTACCGCTGCTCGCCAAGCCCTAAAGCAACTGCACAGGTCACCCGAGGGTGCCTCACTGATCACAAAAACACCCCCCTACGGTTCCCGCCTACAGGTGAGGGAAACCCCCGAAGGACTGCTGGTACAAATTCCCCCTGTTGGATTGAATGCCAGTCTATCCTCCCTGATTCGCTTTGCCATGATTTGGAATGGTTTTTTGGTAGTCTGGTACAGCCTAGCAATTGCTTCTGGCGAGTGGCTGATGGCTATTTTTGCCACCGGTCACCTTGCGGTTGGTTTAGGCCTCATTGGCGGTATTCTTTACATGCTCTTGGGGTGGCAGGTGCTGATGGTTACCCGCAAGGATTTGCGTTTCTACGCCCATATCCTGGGTTTCCGCTGGCGTGGCCCCAAAATTCTCCCCCTTGAAGTGATTGAGAAGATTGAATTTCAGCCCTGTGACACGTACCGCGATCAGGAGGGCGATTGCCAAGAGCTGTCGAGCAAACTGGTGATTCGTGCCGGCAGCCAAGGGATTGCACTCACCGAAAACGCCCCTAGCCTGACCTCAAGAGATTTGGAATGGTTGGCCTATACCCTTGGCCGCTATCTGGGGCGACGGGTTACCCAGGCTCGTCAGGACTGCCGAAGTCCTTGA
- a CDS encoding GNAT family N-acetyltransferase encodes MSFSFGIRPATPEDVPIIFQLIQALAAYEKLSHAVNGTEEALREHLFGDRPYAEVLLAHTPTEVIGYALFLTTYSTFLTRPGLWLEDLFVLPAYRRQGVGTALLKALVQLARNRDYGRIEWSVLDWNRPAIQFYERLGATVLPDWRICRLEVLKDFGSPDEPG; translated from the coding sequence GTGTCTTTCTCCTTTGGGATTCGTCCAGCGACCCCGGAGGATGTTCCCATCATCTTCCAACTGATCCAAGCCCTGGCCGCCTATGAAAAGCTCAGTCATGCGGTAAACGGTACAGAGGAGGCGCTGCGGGAGCATTTATTTGGCGATCGCCCCTATGCCGAGGTACTCCTTGCCCATACCCCTACAGAAGTCATTGGCTACGCCCTCTTTTTGACCACCTACTCCACCTTCCTGACACGCCCCGGCCTTTGGCTAGAGGATCTGTTTGTCCTCCCTGCCTATCGGCGCCAAGGGGTGGGCACTGCTTTACTGAAGGCATTGGTACAGCTGGCCAGGAATCGCGACTATGGCCGTATCGAGTGGAGCGTCTTGGACTGGAATAGGCCTGCCATTCAATTCTACGAGCGCCTGGGTGCCACTGTTCTACCTGACTGGCGTATCTGCCGCCTTGAGGTCCTCAAGGACTTCGGCAGTCCTGACGAGCCTGGGTAA
- the secG gene encoding preprotein translocase subunit SecG has product MIEKIAMGLWAFSAVGLIVLVLLHSPKGDGLGGIGGQAQLFTSTKSAETTLNRATWTLTVLFMALTVALSAGWLRSI; this is encoded by the coding sequence ATGATTGAAAAAATTGCCATGGGTCTGTGGGCTTTTTCAGCCGTCGGCCTGATTGTATTGGTCTTGCTCCACAGTCCGAAGGGGGATGGCCTCGGCGGTATTGGCGGTCAAGCTCAGCTCTTTACCAGCACCAAAAGTGCAGAAACCACATTAAACCGTGCCACGTGGACATTGACCGTGTTGTTTATGGCCCTCACCGTTGCCCTCAGTGCCGGTTGGCTGCGCTCGATTTAG
- a CDS encoding phasin family protein, producing the protein MNQQNLLQQLLLIGVGTTSLVAEKLRQVSNQWVKEGRLNADQAKAMVDEVLTHLKEDAASLDAAVQRQTRQFLEGLGVPQQSEIDELRGRIDRLERDLRELKNRSW; encoded by the coding sequence ATGAACCAGCAAAATCTGCTTCAGCAATTGCTTTTAATTGGTGTCGGCACCACCTCCCTTGTGGCCGAAAAGTTACGTCAAGTGAGCAACCAATGGGTGAAAGAGGGACGCCTCAATGCCGATCAAGCCAAGGCAATGGTGGATGAAGTCCTGACCCACCTCAAAGAAGATGCCGCCTCCCTCGATGCAGCGGTGCAACGGCAGACGCGCCAGTTTTTAGAGGGCTTGGGGGTGCCACAGCAGTCAGAAATTGATGAACTGCGGGGACGCATTGATCGCCTAGAACGGGACCTTAGGGAGTTGAAAAATCGTTCATGGTAA
- a CDS encoding FKBP-type peptidyl-prolyl cis-trans isomerase codes for MVKQRVHRACGWLLCGTVLVVVWLVAAPMAIASVPREASAETAGLMENSKVVTTPSGLQYEDIVVGSGAQPQVGDRVTVHYTGMLTDGRIFDSSRDRGQPFQFQIGVGQVIQGWDEGVGSMHVGGQRRLIIPPNLGYGARGVGGVIPPNATLIFDVELLGVQ; via the coding sequence ATGGTAAAACAACGGGTGCATCGAGCCTGTGGCTGGCTCCTCTGTGGTACTGTCCTAGTAGTGGTATGGTTGGTGGCCGCTCCGATGGCGATCGCCAGTGTGCCGCGGGAGGCGTCAGCGGAGACTGCAGGACTAATGGAGAATTCAAAGGTGGTGACTACCCCTTCAGGGTTGCAATACGAAGATATTGTTGTTGGCTCAGGGGCACAGCCTCAAGTGGGCGATCGCGTCACGGTGCACTACACAGGAATGCTCACTGATGGCCGTATTTTTGATAGCTCCCGCGATCGCGGTCAGCCCTTCCAATTTCAAATTGGTGTCGGTCAAGTCATTCAAGGCTGGGATGAAGGGGTGGGCTCAATGCACGTGGGTGGTCAGCGGCGGCTGATTATTCCTCCGAATCTAGGCTATGGTGCCCGGGGTGTGGGTGGGGTCATTCCCCCCAATGCCACCCTGATTTTTGATGTGGAACTTTTGGGGGTGCAATAG
- the radA gene encoding DNA repair protein RadA, translating into MPKPKVLYICRECGAQHLQYFGCCPSCGQWNTLDEQVVTPVETAAQWTASRKSTTLQPLSAKALGEVSEQPQSRSASGFTELDRVLGGGIVAGSLVLVAGEPGIGKSTLLLQMAATLGQQQRVLYVCAEESAQQVKLRSQRLGIAAPPALYLLAETDLDVILQELIHLQPQLAIIDSIQAVYLPQLTAAPGSVSQVREGAAALMRLAKRQQISLFIVGHVTKEGAIAGPKVLEHLVDTVLYFEGDRFASHRLVRAVKNRFGASQEIGVFEMGAQGLAEVTNPSALFLGDREPTPGSATIVACEGTRPLVVELQSLVSPTSYSSPRRTATGIEYNRFLQILAVVEKRLGVPLSKLDAYVASSGGLNVAEPAADLGVAVAVVASFRDRWVQPQTVILGEVGLGGQVRAISQLELRLREALKLGFRRAIIPESQACAIAGLEIYPVRRVSDAIVAALAPIAPGESP; encoded by the coding sequence ATGCCCAAGCCTAAAGTCCTGTACATTTGCCGCGAGTGTGGTGCTCAGCACCTACAGTACTTTGGTTGCTGTCCCAGTTGTGGCCAGTGGAATACCCTTGATGAGCAGGTGGTTACCCCGGTAGAGACCGCTGCTCAATGGACCGCATCCCGAAAATCGACAACTCTCCAGCCCCTCAGTGCCAAAGCCTTAGGAGAGGTTAGCGAACAGCCCCAGAGCCGTTCTGCCTCTGGATTTACTGAGTTGGATCGGGTTTTGGGAGGAGGGATTGTTGCTGGCTCTCTGGTCTTGGTGGCGGGAGAACCGGGGATTGGCAAGTCTACCCTTTTGTTACAGATGGCAGCCACCTTGGGGCAACAGCAGCGGGTGCTCTATGTCTGTGCTGAGGAATCAGCGCAACAGGTGAAGTTGCGATCGCAACGACTGGGTATTGCTGCTCCTCCTGCCCTTTATCTCCTAGCAGAAACAGATTTAGACGTGATCCTGCAGGAACTCATCCATCTGCAACCCCAGCTGGCAATTATTGATAGCATCCAAGCAGTGTATTTGCCCCAACTGACCGCTGCCCCCGGATCGGTGTCTCAGGTACGGGAGGGAGCCGCCGCCTTGATGCGCTTAGCTAAGCGGCAGCAGATCAGTTTATTTATTGTTGGTCATGTAACAAAGGAGGGGGCGATCGCCGGTCCGAAGGTACTAGAACATCTCGTGGATACGGTGCTCTACTTTGAAGGCGATCGCTTTGCCAGTCATCGCCTCGTGCGTGCGGTCAAAAATCGCTTTGGTGCCAGTCAAGAAATTGGTGTCTTTGAAATGGGGGCGCAGGGTTTAGCCGAGGTCACAAATCCCTCGGCTCTGTTTTTGGGCGATCGCGAGCCAACCCCCGGCAGTGCCACCATTGTTGCCTGTGAAGGGACCCGTCCGCTGGTGGTTGAGTTGCAAAGTTTAGTTAGCCCCACCAGTTATTCCTCTCCTCGCCGCACAGCCACAGGCATTGAGTACAATCGCTTTCTGCAAATTTTAGCCGTAGTGGAAAAACGCCTAGGCGTGCCCCTCTCAAAGCTAGATGCCTATGTGGCCTCCTCAGGGGGGCTGAATGTGGCGGAACCCGCTGCTGATCTGGGGGTAGCGGTGGCGGTTGTGGCTAGTTTTCGCGATCGCTGGGTGCAACCCCAAACGGTAATCCTTGGCGAAGTGGGCCTAGGGGGACAGGTGCGAGCTATCTCTCAATTGGAATTACGGCTGCGGGAGGCGCTGAAGTTGGGATTTCGCCGGGCCATTATTCCCGAAAGCCAAGCCTGTGCGATCGCCGGCCTAGAGATTTATCCGGTGCGCCGCGTTAGCGATGCAATTGTGGCGGCCCTTGCCCCGATTGCCCCTGGAGAATCCCCCTGA